One genomic region from Saprospiraceae bacterium encodes:
- a CDS encoding cupin domain-containing protein — MTQSISKVNLDQKLSLFSDYFNPRIVGELNNQQVKLVKFQGEFVWHKHDHEDELFLVIHGSFTMELRDQSIELYPGEMLVVPRGVEHRPVAEHEVSILLFEPATTLNTGDASSELTKVVLEKI, encoded by the coding sequence ATGACACAGTCCATTTCCAAAGTAAATCTTGACCAAAAACTATCCCTATTCTCTGACTACTTCAATCCCAGAATCGTGGGTGAACTCAACAACCAACAAGTCAAACTGGTCAAATTTCAAGGCGAATTCGTCTGGCACAAGCATGACCACGAAGACGAACTTTTCCTGGTGATTCATGGGTCGTTTACGATGGAGCTAAGAGATCAGTCTATCGAGTTATATCCAGGCGAAATGCTGGTCGTACCCCGTGGTGTAGAACACAGACCCGTGGCAGAACACGAAGTGTCGATCTTGTTGTTCGAACCCGCTACTACACTCAATACCGGCGACGCCTCGAGTGAGCTGACCAAAGTAGTTTTAGAAAAAATCTGA
- a CDS encoding sorbosone dehydrogenase family protein — protein sequence MTNMTILFILISLSCNWINTAPPVQLDKIILPPGFKIEVYAENIKNARSMALSPDGTLFVGTRDGDKVHAIKDLNGDHKADKIYTVASGLKSPNGVAFKDGDLYIAEISRISKISNIESKLDNPGATETIYDKYPTEGHHGWKYIAFGPDGKLYVPVGAPCNICEPTEEVFASITRLDVKTKKMEIVQKGIRNSVGMAWHPDNKQLWFTDNGRDWLGDDQPSCELNHATGDNQNFGYPYCHQGDIADPEFGPKHNCSEFIAPAQKLGAHVAPLGLEFYTGKQFPSNYSKQILVAEHGSWNRKVPQGYRIALVNLDKNQQVTSTSIFAEGWLQNGKAWGRPVDIEQMPDGSILVSDDYANVIYRISYQL from the coding sequence ATGACAAACATGACCATATTATTCATTTTGATTTCTTTATCCTGCAATTGGATAAATACTGCACCTCCCGTCCAGCTAGACAAAATCATCCTGCCACCTGGCTTTAAAATAGAAGTCTACGCCGAAAACATCAAAAATGCACGGTCTATGGCCCTCTCTCCGGATGGTACCCTTTTCGTCGGTACCCGGGATGGGGATAAGGTCCATGCCATCAAAGATCTTAATGGCGATCATAAAGCGGACAAGATCTATACCGTGGCAAGTGGATTAAAATCACCCAATGGGGTTGCCTTTAAAGATGGCGACCTATACATCGCTGAGATAAGCCGTATCTCTAAAATCTCCAATATAGAAAGTAAACTGGACAATCCCGGAGCCACTGAAACGATCTATGACAAGTACCCGACCGAAGGACATCATGGATGGAAATACATTGCTTTCGGTCCGGATGGAAAACTCTACGTGCCGGTAGGTGCTCCATGCAATATCTGTGAGCCCACCGAAGAAGTTTTTGCATCCATCACCCGCCTGGATGTCAAAACCAAGAAAATGGAGATTGTACAAAAAGGGATTCGCAATAGTGTCGGTATGGCCTGGCATCCTGATAATAAACAACTTTGGTTTACAGACAATGGTCGTGATTGGTTAGGAGATGATCAACCCTCCTGTGAATTAAATCATGCTACCGGCGATAATCAAAATTTTGGTTATCCCTATTGCCATCAGGGCGATATCGCTGATCCCGAATTTGGCCCCAAACATAACTGCAGTGAATTCATAGCTCCTGCTCAAAAACTAGGAGCTCATGTGGCCCCGCTTGGACTTGAATTCTATACCGGCAAACAATTTCCTTCCAATTACTCAAAACAAATACTGGTAGCAGAGCATGGCAGCTGGAACCGAAAAGTACCTCAGGGTTATCGCATCGCGCTCGTCAATTTGGATAAAAACCAACAGGTAACTTCTACATCTATCTTTGCAGAAGGCTGGCTTCAAAACGGTAAAGCCTGGGGCAGACCGGTAGATATAGAGCAAATGCCCGATGGCAGCATCCTGGTATCAGATGATTATGCCAATGTGATCTACCGGATCAGCTATCAGCTATAA
- a CDS encoding sigma-70 family RNA polymerase sigma factor, giving the protein MSTFSWGDRPDEKALVESCLSGLRSAQAALYDRYSKAMYNICLRMMTMPEEAEDLLQESFVDVFSHLHSYRYESTLGAWIKRIVVNRCINKLKSRRMHLIELTSQEPDPEPDPSFDFDDQDLRVVKIKKAMTALPDGYRTVLTLYLFEGYDHKEIGEILNISEETSKSQYSRAKVKLKELMS; this is encoded by the coding sequence ATGTCCACTTTCTCTTGGGGAGATAGACCAGATGAAAAGGCTCTTGTAGAATCCTGCTTATCTGGTCTTCGTTCAGCACAGGCTGCTTTGTACGATCGATATTCGAAAGCGATGTACAATATTTGCCTGCGCATGATGACTATGCCCGAAGAAGCAGAAGATCTGCTGCAAGAATCGTTTGTGGATGTTTTCTCCCATTTGCATTCTTATCGGTACGAGTCTACACTAGGCGCCTGGATAAAGCGCATAGTAGTCAATAGATGTATCAACAAGCTGAAGAGCCGTCGGATGCATCTCATAGAGCTGACTTCACAAGAGCCCGATCCGGAGCCTGATCCATCATTTGATTTTGATGATCAGGATCTGAGGGTAGTAAAGATTAAAAAAGCAATGACTGCCTTGCCAGATGGTTATCGCACTGTATTGACTTTGTATTTGTTTGAAGGATATGATCACAAGGAGATAGGGGAGATTCTGAACATTTCCGAAGAAACTTCAAAGTCTCAGTACAGTAGAGCCAAAGTCAAATTAAAAGAATTAATGTCTTGA